A single region of the Alosa alosa isolate M-15738 ecotype Scorff River chromosome 6, AALO_Geno_1.1, whole genome shotgun sequence genome encodes:
- the LOC125296521 gene encoding MAPK regulated corepressor interacting protein 2-like, whose amino-acid sequence MMYTITRGPSKLVTQRRTGPTQQIDNKINDFKHKQTSWTTTSSPAPKLVFNGLNKKKLHAQTTPQADAQPEGFTPSHEENVKFVYDAWQEVEQQLGDAAAAGDPGAGLGPVQYSEKTPNPQLKNFVPIDLEEWWAQRFLANIANLS is encoded by the exons ATGATGTACACAATTACAAGGGGTCCCAGCAAACTTGTTACGCAGAGGAGAACAG GTCCAACACAACAGATTGACAACAAAATAAACGACTTcaagcacaaacaaacatctTGGACAACGACAAG CTCCCCTGCTCCCAAGCTTGTGTTTAATGGATTAAACAAGAAGAAACTCCACGCACAAACTACACCACAAGCCGATGCACAACCTGAAGGATTCACCCCCTCTCATGAAGAGAACGTCAAGTTTGTGTATGACG cctggcaGGAGGTGGAGCAGCAGTTGGGAGATGCTGCGGCTGCTGGGGACCCAGGAGCAGGTCTGGGACCTGTGCAGTACTCAGAGAAGACTCCCAATCCCCAGCTGAAGA ATTTTGTGCCCATTGATCTGGAAGAGTGGTGGGCTCAGCGTTTCCTAGCCAACATTGCTAACCTGTCATGA